A stretch of DNA from Pasteurellaceae bacterium RH1A:
AGAGGAGGCTGGGGCATAAGTAGCCGATGAGCTGGCTTTAACGCCGCCTGATGCCGTGCCTGCACTAGCCTTAATGCCGCCACTGGTGCCTGCTGTGGCCACTACGCCGCCGCTAACTGGCACGCTGGCGCCTTGAACAGGCGGGTTGGTGCCCACGCCTGCCTTAATTGGGCCTTGGACATCGCCTTCAGAGGAATAAACCGTGCCATTCGGGCCTGGAGCGTAGGTCACTTTAGGCTCAACCTGAACTTGAACCTGCTTGGTCACCTTCTCTTCAACTTCGACTTCCTCGTATTCAGGGCCGTTAGAGAGTTTGATTTTCTGCCCAACTGCTAGCTGGAAAGGCTCGCTCATGTTATTGAGACGGGCGATTTCATTGACATCCTTGCCTGAAATGTAGCCAATAAGGTACATGGTGTCGCCCTTACGCACGGTATAGGTTTGGCCATTGTAGAAGCCCTTGTTGATTTGGCCATAGACAGGTTTGTTATTGGCATCCCGTGGGATTTCAAAATCCTGCGGGGTGGTCTTTTTAGGCACTCGCTTTTTAACCTTGACCGTTTCGGTCACGGTTTTGGTTTCCGTGCGTGGCGGCTGGGCAGCTGGGAAGGTCGGCTGAGGTGTGGCCACAGGTTGTGGCACATTCATAACCGGCTGCGGGGTGCTATAGGTTGGCATGGGCTGCGGGTTATAGCTTGGCACAGGGGCAGGTTGGGCGCTGCTTTGCCAGCCTGTTGAAACGCTTTCACCCACTGGCTGCATAATGCCTGGGCTGAGGTCTGAGTTATTAGCATTGACCACTGGCGCAGGATTATTGGAGCTACAAGCCGTTAGCACCAAGGCGCTTAAGGGGAGCAGTAAAAAGGATTTTTTCATGCGTTTGCTTTCCATACCCCGTTTATTGCAGTCTTAAGACTTGGCCGACTTTTAAAGGTGCTGTGGTGGCCAGGCCGTTGAGGCGGGCCACTTCGTCTGCACCCTTGCCTGAAATAAAGCCAACCAGATACATGGTGTCGCCACGTTGTACGGTGTAGCTGCTGCCTGTATAGGCGCCCTTGGTCATTTGGCTATAAATTGGCTTGCCTGCGCTGTCACGAGGAATAGCAAAGTCACCGCTGCTGACCGCTGTTGGCTGGTAGGCTGTCGGCGCTGGCTGGCTGTAGGTTGGGGCCGGAGGCGGGGTGTAGGTTGGCTGCGGGTAGCTGGTCATGGTGCTTGGCATTTCAACTGATTGAACCTCGGTTTGCAGATCGTAAGCGCTTGATGTTGCCACCGTGCTTTCGGTTTCGCCCGCAGGGGTTGATGAGATACAAGCATTTAAGGCCAAGGCCGCTAAAGGAAGAAGGAAAAAGGATTTTTTCATGGTGAGCCTCTTATTTCATAAGTTGATAGATAAGGTAGGCCAGCACGGCTAAGATAACCGTTGCCCAGCCAAGACGTTCAATTGATTGACGAATACGGGCTTCATACTTCTTGCCGCCCCAGGCAGAGAGCTTGGCAACCAAATAGAAGCGTAAAAAACGGGAGATTGCTGCCGTAACCACAAAGGGCGCAAAGGCCATCTGCATCACACCCGCACAAATGGTAAAGACCTTATAGGGAATGGGCGAGAAGCCAGCTAAAAAGACCACGGCCACGCCCCATTCTTCAAACCACATTTTGGCCCTGTCAAAGCTGGCCTGATAGCCCCAGTTGGCAATGATGCTTTCCACCCAATCAAAGGCCCAAAGGCCGATAAAATAACCAATCACCCCACCGGCCACCGAGGCCAGCGTGGTGTAAATAGCATAACGAGTGGCTAATTCCGGCTTGGACATGGACATAGGAATGAGCATCACATCGGGCGGAATGGGGAAGAAAATGGCCTCAATAAAGCTAACAAAACTCAGCCAGGCCGAAGCAAATTTATGCTTAGACCAGTCCATTACCTTGTCATAAATGGTGCCGAAGAGCTTCATAGGAGCTGCTCACTTAATTGCTGCAAGGACTGATGGGCCGTCATATCCGCCTGAATAGGCGTGATAGACACATAGTTGTGGTTGATGGCATGGAAATCAGTGCCTTGGCCATCGTCCACAGCTTGGCCGTTTACCCCGATCCAAAAAATATTGGCCCCACGAGGGTCTTGGGCTTTGACAATTTCTGCCGCTGGCGAACGGTGGCCCAGGCGGGTCACCTGCATACCAGCTACTTGCTCATAAGGCAGGTTAGGCACGTTGATGTTGAGGATCTGACGGGCTGGCAGGAGGTTTTGTTCAATTTTGGCCAAAACATCTAAGGTCACTTGGGCAGCAGTGGCAAAATGGCTTTCAGTCGAAAGCAGGCGAGAGCCTTTACGTTCCACCAAGGACACGGCAATTGAAGGCAGACGCAGATGGCGGCCTTCCAGGGCCGCAGCCACCGTGCCAGAATAGACCACATCATCACCCAAATTGGCTCCATGGTTGATGCCTGAAATAACCAGGTCAAAGGGCTGGTCAAAATAGCCGTTAAGGGCCAAATGGACACAGTCGGCCGGCGTGCCGGCAATAACGGCAAAGTTTTCATCATCAAAGCCATGCACCCGTAGCGGATCGGTCAAGGTCAGGCAGCTGGAAGCCGCACTGCGGTTGCGATCGGGGGCAAAGACCACCACCTTGTGGCCGGCCTCTCTTAGGGTTTTGGTTAAAATTTGAATGCCGAGGGCATGAAAGCCATCGTCATTGCTGACTAAGATATTCATGGGTTGTTTCATCTCATTGATGGCGCAAGCGTCCTCGCTTGTGCCAAGGTTGTTTTAGGCACCAGCCTGGAGGCTGGCGCCAGCTTAATTTTGCAAATTTCTTGCGATTTTAAACCGCTTGTTTCTTCCGATAAGCCCAAGCCATAATGGCCGTGCCACCTAAAATCATTGGCAGGCAGAGCAGCTGGCCACGGGTCAGGATATTGAGGAAGAGCTCCACATCTGGCTCCCGCACATATTCAATCAGGAAGCGGAAGACGCCGTAGCCGATTAAAAAGAGGCCGGCCACCGATCCTGTTGGGCGGGGCTTCTGTACAAAGATATTCAGAATAATAAAGAGTGCCAAGCCCTCCAAGGCCGCCTCGTAAAGCTGGGACGGATGGCGGGGGAGGTTGTCCACATGGGGGAAGATCATGGCCCATGGCACGTTGGTCACATTGCCCCAAAGTTCGCCGTTGATAAAGTTGCCAATTCGCCCCAGGCCCAGGCCGAAAGGAATCAGCGGAGCAACAAAGTCAGCTGTCTGCCAGAAACTTTTACGCTGGCGGTAGGAGGTCCAAAGCATGGCCACAATCACCCCAATCAGGCCGCCATGGAAGGACATGCCTCCCTCCCAGATACGGAAGAGGTAGAGCGGGTCGGCTAAAACCTTGTCCAAGTTATAGAAGAAGACATCGCCAATTCGTCCGCCCAGCACCACGCCAAAAAAGCCGTTGTAGAGCAGTTGATCGACCTGTTCTGTTGTCCATAGGCCGTTTGAGGCCTTGGCTCGTTTGACACCCAGCCAATAGGCAAAACCGAAGCCCAAGAGGTACATAAGGCCATACCAACGCAGGGCGATAGGCCCAATTTGGAAGACAATCGGGTCAATTTGGGGGAAGATAAAATATTCTTGCATAATTCTCTATTTTAAAAACATATTGATTGCCACACACATTAAGAAGGCGGCAAAGACTTTTTTCAGGGTCGGCACTGGCAGGGAGTTGGCTGCATTCGCCCCCAGTTTGGAGGTGAAAAAGGAACTCGTGGTAATGGCTACCAGGGCAGGCAGATAAATATAGCCCAAGGAATACTCAGGCAAATTGGGGTTGCCCCAGCCGCTATACATATAGCTCAAGGCACCACCCAGGCCTAACAGACAACCTGCTAGCGAAGAAGTGCCAATGGCTCGCTTCATTTCAATCCCACGGCTGTTTAAAAAAGGCACGGTAAAGGCCCCGCCGCCGATGCCAGCAAAGCTAGACAGCATACCAATCACGCCCCCGCCAATGATCATAGACTGCGTGGTTCGAGGTTTAGTTTCCTTCTGGGCCGTTTTTATGGACATAAACATCTTGGCCGAGAGGTAGAACATCATCACCGCAAAGATCTTGGTGAGGTAGGTGTCGGGCAGATCGCTGGCAAAGAGCCCCGTGATAAAGACCATAATCACCAAACTCGGCACAAAGGTTTTGACCACCGACCATTCCACATTGCCGTGCTTGTTGTGGCGTTGGGTGGCCGAAAAAGTGGTAATCACAATGGTGGCAAAGGAGGTGCCCAGGGCCAGTGGCATAATGATCTCGTGTTTAATGCCCAAGAGCGGCAGTAAATAGACCAGGGCCGGCACAATGACCGTGCCGCCGCCCACGCCAAACAGGCCGGCCAAGAAGCCAGCCACCAGGCCGATGGGTAAACAATAAAGGATAATTTCTAACATACTATTTCCTGATTTCTTTGGTGTAAGGCCGATAGGGCTTGCGGTAGTCCCGCTTGTTGTCGGGCCGATTTGCAGAAAATTCGCTTTTTTGGCCCGCTTGTTGGGACGGTTTGCGGGCTTCATTAATCAGCACCTGGGCAAATTCCTTCATAACCTTGCGATAAACATCCCGCTTAAAAGAAACCACCTGTCGCACTGGGTACCAAAAACTGACCCAGCGCCAGCCGTCAAATTCAGGAGACTTGGTCGCTTTTAAGTTAATTTGGCTTTCCTCGCCCAAAAATTGCAGGAGGAACCAACGCTGCTTTTGCCCGATACAAACCGGGTTTTGGCCGCTGTCTGCCCGCACCAAACGCTTGGGGAGCTTGTATTTCAGCCAATATTTAGACGCCCACAGCAATCGCACCTCTTTTTTGCTCAAACCGACTTCTTCATAAAGCTCACGGTACATCGCTTGTTCGATGTTTTCCCCCTCGTTAATACCCCCTTGCGGGAACTGCCAGGAGTTTTGACCAAACCGCTTCGCCCACAGAACCTGTCCGTTTTTATTGCAGATAACGATGCCTACATTGGGGCGGTATCCATCAGAATCGATCAATTCGACCGCCTTATTTATTTCCATTCAAAATGGTGGGGATTGTTTCACAAATTAGCCCATTCAGCAATGCTTGATCGCTAATTTGCGAAATTTAGTTGAATGCGCTTCTCAATCTGTTTGAGGCCCTGGAGACGAGTGGAGGAAAGCTGTTGGAGGAGCTGAAATTCCGTGAGCAGGGGCTCAACTTGGTAAGTAGCCAGCTGGGCAGGTGTGTGGGCGGCTAGATCTGCCAAAAGAAGAAACAGCAGGCCCTGCATGAGCCGGGCATCGCTATAGGCCTGAAGCTGGGCAGGATGGTCAGCTAGCTTGAACCAGAGGCGGCTTTCGCAGCCCTGGATTTCTTGGAAGGAGGTCAGTTCTTCTTGGCTGGGCTTGGGCAGCTTGCGGCTTAATTGAATGAGCAAGCGGTAGCGATCTTCCCAAAACTTGCAAAGGGAAAAGGCCTGGCGGATGTTCTCAATCTCCATGGCCTAGCTGACCTGCACGAAGAAGTCCCGAATGCCCACCAACATATTGTTGATGGCAACCGCTGCCAAGATGAGGCCCATAACCCGGCTGATAATGGCTGCTCCAGCATTGCCGATATAGTGCTGGATTTTATTGGCCACCAACAAGAGGATGTAGGTAATGAGCAAGACGGCCATCATAATAGCGCCCGTGAGCATTTGATCACCAAAACTAAAGCGGTGGTTGTCGGTTAAAAGCACCACGGCCATCATGGCCCCTGGCGAGGCAATAGAAGGCACGGCCAGCGGGTAAACAGCCAGTTCGCTGATGTTGCTGCTCATACGGATTTCTTGTTCAGGCTTGCTTTCGCCGAAAATCATGGTTAAGGCAAAAAGGAGCAGCACCAAACCGCCTGCGGCCTGGAAGGCAGAAAGCGGGATTTGCATGGCCTCTAGCAAGGCCTGTCCTGCCACCAAGAAAAAGAGTAGAATACCCGCTGAAATCAAAATGGCGTTGAGGGCAATTTTGCGGCGATCTTCTATTGGCAAGCCAATGGTTTTGGCCAAATAGACAGGCACGGATCCGATGGGGTCGATAACCGCCCAAAGGACCACAAACTGGACGACCAATGAATCAAACATAGCGGCTCCTTGACATGCAATGCGGGTGGGAATGAATTTTCTAGAAATTGCCTACTATTTTGCATAAAATTCAACAAATTACCAAGAATTTTTACGATTTATCTCAATAATGATCTATTTTAACGACTTAACCCTCAAAAGAGGGCAAAATATCCTGCTTGAACAGGCCAATGCAGTTATTCACACCGGCCAAAAAGTTGGCCTGGTGGGCAAGAATGGCTGTGGCAAGTCCAGCCTTTTCGCCCTGCTCAAATATGAACTTTCCCCGAAGGCGGCGAGGCGACCTACCCACAAAACTGGTCTATCGCCTGGGTAAACCAAGAAACGCCCACTTTGGATATGTCTGCCCTAGACTATGTCCTGCAAGGCGACCGTGAATACACCGCCCTTTCCGCCCAACTGGAAGCGGCCAACGAGGCCAACGATGGCAACCTGATTGCCAGCCTGCACGCAAAACTGGACACCATTGATGCCTGGACCATTCAGGCCCGAGCTGCCACGCTCTTAAACGGTTTGGGCTTTGATAATGAAGAACTGGCCCTACCGGTTAAATCCTTTTCAGGCGGCTGGCGGATGCGGCTTAACCTGGCCCAGGCCCTGCTTTGTCGCTCGGATTTACTGTTATTAGATGAACCGACCAACCACTTGGACTTGGATGCAGTTATCTGGCTAGAAGGCTGGCTGAGCCAGTACCGAGGCACGCTTTTGCTTATTTCTCACGACCGGGATTTTTTAGATCCGATTATCGACCGAGTTATCCACATCGAGCAGCAGAAACTCCAAGACTACACCGGCAACTACACGGCCTTTGAGATCCAACGAGCTACCAAGATCGCCCAGCAAAATGCCGCCTTCCAGCAACAGCAACGCAAGGTGGCCCATTTGCAGAGCTTTATCGACCGCTTCAAGGCCAAGGCCACCAAGGCCAAGCAGGCTCAAAGCCGAATTAAGGCCCTGGAGAAGATGGAGCTAATTGCCCCAGCCTATGTGGACAGCCCCTTTTCCTTTGAATTTCGCCCGCCCCTCTCCCTGCCCTCGCCCCTGCTTTCGATGGACAAGGTCAGCACTGGCTACGGGGAGAAAACCATCCTAGGCTCGATTAAGCTTAATCTGGTGCCTGGTTCCCGGATTGGTTTATTGGGTCGCAATGGGGCAGGTAAATCGACCCTCATTAAACTCTTGGCAGGCGAATTGGCCGCTCAAAATGGTACGATCCAACTAGCCAAAGGGGTACAACTGGGCTACTTCGCCCAGCACCAGTTGGATACCCTCCGAGCCGATGAAAGCCCTCTTTGGCATTTAAGCCGCCTGGCCCCTGAAAAGACCGAGCAAGATCTGCGTAACTATTTGGGCGGTTTTGACTTCCGAGGCGACAAGGTCAAGGAAGCGGTTAAGTCGTTCTCAGGCGGGGAAAAGGCCCGCTTGGTGCTGGCCCTGATTGTTTGGCAGCGGCCTAATCTCTTACTCCTGGACGAACCGACCAACCATTTAGATCTGGATATGCGTCAGGCCCTGACTGAAGCCCTGGTCGATTATGAAGGATCGCTGGTGGTGGTTTCGCACGACCGCCATCTTCTGCGTAATACCGTCAATGAATTTTACCTGGTACATGATGGCCGTGTGGAAGAATTTAGTGGCGATTTGGAGGATTATGAAAAGTGGCTCAAGGAGCAAAACGCCCTAGATAATCTTGCAAAAAAAGACCAAAACCCAACCGCTTGCAGCCCTGAAAACTCGGCTGCCAACCGTAAGGAACAGAAACGCCAAGAGGCCGAGCTTCGCCAACAAGCGGCACCCATTAAGAAGAAACTTGCAAAACTAGAAAAGGACTTGGAGAAGCTGACCGCTGAACTGGGGCAGTTAGAAGACGCCCTGGCCCAAGCTGAAATCTATGAGGCCGAAAACAAGGCTCAATTAACCGCAACGCTCTCTAAACAAGTTGAAGTGAAAAAAGCGCTTGAGGAGGTGGAAATGGACTGGCTGGCGGCGCAAGAGGAGTTGGAGGCTCTGTTAATGTAGGGTGCGGTTCACCGCACCACTGACCTTGCGAGGGGTTAATGGTGCGATAAATCGCACCCTACAAGGTCTCACAAGCGGTCAATTAGACCTGATTTTTTGCAAATTTTCGCCCAAATTTGACCGCTGTTTAAAGTAAAATCAGGCTTCTTTCTTACAAGACAAGAAATAATAAACCGCCACGCCGCTGATAATACAGGCGGCCATGGCAAAAAGCATCGGGCGTTCGCTGGTGGCGGGAACTAAGGACAGGCCAAAACCGATGAGGGAGCCAACGCCAAAACGGGCTGTGCCGGCAACGGCGTTGGCTGTGCCTGCCATTTGCGGGTAATGATCTAAGATGGCGGCGCTGGCATTACTGCCGATGGTGGAACTCATGCCCACAAAAACCGACACGCCAATGGCCATTGGCCATAAGCCCAGCCCGAAGATGGCACACAGGGCCAACCAAATGCCAGCCGTTAATTGCAGGCCCAAGCCGATACGCAGCATTTTTTCGGAGCCAATTCTCACCACATAACGGCCGTTGATCATGGTCATGACGATCATCACGATAATATTGAGCCCGAAGAAATAGCCGAAATGTTCCTGCGACACCCCGTACATGCCGATATAGACAACCGATCCCGAGGTTAAAAAGCAGAACATACCTGCAAAGGAGAGGCCGCCGAGCAAAACATAGCCCAAGGTTGGCTTGTGGGATAGGACGCTGGCAAAGTTTTTGATAACCTTGCCAAAGTTAATCGGCGCCTTGTTTTCTGCCTTGAGGGTTTCAGGGATCCTAAAGGCCACCAAGAGCATACAAAGCAGGCCCATGGCAACCAAGACATAGAAAATCGAATGCCAGTGGAAGTGCTTGGCCAAGTAGCCGCCCATAATCGGCGCAACCAGCGGGGCGACCATGGTGACAATCATGATCATGGACATCATTTGGGCGAACTGGTTACGCTCAAACATATCCCGCACTAAGGCCCCCATCACCACGGCAGGTGCCGCACCACACAAGCCCTGCAAGAGGCGAGCCAAGTAGAAGGATTGAATATCGTTGGTTTGGGTTAAAAAATAGGAAGCAATGGTGGAGCCTAAGAGGCCAAGCAAGATAATCGGTTTACGCCCAAAACTATCGGCAATCGGCCCCCAAAAGAGCTGACCTGCGGCAAAACCTGCGGTAAAAATCGCCAGTGTGGCTTGGACATTTTCTTGGGAAGTTTGG
This window harbors:
- a CDS encoding 5'/3'-nucleotidase SurE yields the protein MNILVSNDDGFHALGIQILTKTLREAGHKVVVFAPDRNRSAASSCLTLTDPLRVHGFDDENFAVIAGTPADCVHLALNGYFDQPFDLVISGINHGANLGDDVVYSGTVAAALEGRHLRLPSIAVSLVERKGSRLLSTESHFATAAQVTLDVLAKIEQNLLPARQILNINVPNLPYEQVAGMQVTRLGHRSPAAEIVKAQDPRGANIFWIGVNGQAVDDGQGTDFHAINHNYVSITPIQADMTAHQSLQQLSEQLL
- a CDS encoding prolipoprotein diacylglyceryl transferase, whose protein sequence is MQEYFIFPQIDPIVFQIGPIALRWYGLMYLLGFGFAYWLGVKRAKASNGLWTTEQVDQLLYNGFFGVVLGGRIGDVFFYNLDKVLADPLYLFRIWEGGMSFHGGLIGVIVAMLWTSYRQRKSFWQTADFVAPLIPFGLGLGRIGNFINGELWGNVTNVPWAMIFPHVDNLPRHPSQLYEAALEGLALFIILNIFVQKPRPTGSVAGLFLIGYGVFRFLIEYVREPDVELFLNILTRGQLLCLPMILGGTAIMAWAYRKKQAV
- a CDS encoding RNA pyrophosphohydrolase is translated as MIDSDGYRPNVGIVICNKNGQVLWAKRFGQNSWQFPQGGINEGENIEQAMYRELYEEVGLSKKEVRLLWASKYWLKYKLPKRLVRADSGQNPVCIGQKQRWFLLQFLGEESQINLKATKSPEFDGWRWVSFWYPVRQVVSFKRDVYRKVMKEFAQVLINEARKPSQQAGQKSEFSANRPDNKRDYRKPYRPYTKEIRK
- a CDS encoding MarC family transcriptional regulator, whose protein sequence is MFDSLVVQFVVLWAVIDPIGSVPVYLAKTIGLPIEDRRKIALNAILISAGILLFFLVAGQALLEAMQIPLSAFQAAGGLVLLLFALTMIFGESKPEQEIRMSSNISELAVYPLAVPSIASPGAMMAVVLLTDNHRFSFGDQMLTGAIMMAVLLITYILLLVANKIQHYIGNAGAAIISRVMGLILAAVAINNMLVGIRDFFVQVS
- a CDS encoding Bcr/CflA family drug resistance efflux transporter, with amino-acid sequence MQKITVHPCFIMILGMLSMLPPLAIDMYLPSFLDIANDLQTSQENVQATLAIFTAGFAAGQLFWGPIADSFGRKPIILLGLLGSTIASYFLTQTNDIQSFYLARLLQGLCGAAPAVVMGALVRDMFERNQFAQMMSMIMIVTMVAPLVAPIMGGYLAKHFHWHSIFYVLVAMGLLCMLLVAFRIPETLKAENKAPINFGKVIKNFASVLSHKPTLGYVLLGGLSFAGMFCFLTSGSVVYIGMYGVSQEHFGYFFGLNIIVMIVMTMINGRYVVRIGSEKMLRIGLGLQLTAGIWLALCAIFGLGLWPMAIGVSVFVGMSSTIGSNASAAILDHYPQMAGTANAVAGTARFGVGSLIGFGLSLVPATSERPMLFAMAACIISGVAVYYFLSCKKEA